A region of Vitis riparia cultivar Riparia Gloire de Montpellier isolate 1030 chromosome 1, EGFV_Vit.rip_1.0, whole genome shotgun sequence DNA encodes the following proteins:
- the LOC117919697 gene encoding chlorophyll(ide) b reductase NOL, chloroplastic isoform X2, whose protein sequence is MAITASVSFLSPSSSRLFCLQNHNPLSQPLFSLPFHSHAFPTFASPQKRLKPTAIPQIMTPSAQASNDSAPMLPPYNVLITGSTKGIGFALAREFLKAGDNVIISSRSAERVESSVESLRREFGKHHVWINNAGSNAYSYKPLAEASDEDLIEVVTTNTLGLMICCREAIKMMLNQPRGGHIFNIDGAGSDGRPTPRFAAYGATKRSVVHLTKSLQAELQMQDVKNVVVHNLSPGMVTTDLLMSGATTKQAKFFINVLAEPAEVVAEYLVPNIRSIPVNGSTKPTYIRFLTGLKAYSQIFSRFAFGARRNRYLLED, encoded by the exons ATGGCGATTACTGCTTCCGTGTCCTTCCTTTCCCCTTCCTCCTCACGTCTTTTCTGCCTGCAAAACCATAATCCTCTCTCTCAACCATTATTCTCTCTTCCATTTCACTCTCACGCCTTCCCCACCTTTGCTTCCCCTCAAAAACGCCTCAAACCCACTGCCATTCCCCAGATCATGACACCAAGCGCACAAGCTTCCAATGACTCTGCGCCAATGCTTCCTCCTTACAACGTTTTAATCACTGGTTCCACAAAAG GAATAGGTTTTGCACTAGCTAGGGAGTTTCTTAAAGCAGGTGATAATGTCATAATTTCCTCAAGATCAG CTGAACGGGTGGAATCTTCTGTTGAGAGCTTAAGAAGGGAATTCGGGAAGCACCATGTGTGG ATTAATAATGCAGGATCAAATGCATATAGTTACAAACCACTGGCAGAAGCTTCAGATGAAGATCTTAT TGAAGTTGTTACCACTAACACCCTTGGTTTGATGATTTGCTGTCGAGAG GCAATAAAGATGATGTTGAACCAGCCTCGAGGGGGTCATATTTTCAACATTGATGGGGCTGGTTCAGATGGAAGACCAACCCCCAG ATTTGCGGCATATGGGGCGACAAAACGCAGTGTGGTTCATTTAACAAAATCATTACAG GCTGAATTGCAAATGCAAGATGTTAAAAACGTGGTAGTACATAATCTTTCG CCAGGAATGGTCACCACTGATCTTCTCATGTCGGGTGCTACTACAAAACAG GCCAAGTTTTTCATTAATGTTTTGGCAGAACCAGCAGAAGTG GTTGCAGAATACCTTGTTCCAAACATCAGATCTATCCCTGTCAATGGATCAACAAAGCCTACTTATATTCGTTTCCTCACCGGGTTGAAAGCCTATTCACAGATATTCTCA
- the LOC117919697 gene encoding chlorophyll(ide) b reductase NOL, chloroplastic isoform X3, whose translation MAITASVSFLSPSSSRLFCLQNHNPLSQPLFSLPFHSHAFPTFASPQKRLKPTAIPQIMTPSAQASNDSAPMLPPYNVLITGSTKGIGFALAREFLKAGDNVIISSRSAERVESSVESLRREFGKHHVWGTTCDVRKGEDVKDLVAFAQENLKYIDIWAIKMMLNQPRGGHIFNIDGAGSDGRPTPRFAAYGATKRSVVHLTKSLQAELQMQDVKNVVVHNLSPGMVTTDLLMSGATTKQAKFFINVLAEPAEVVAEYLVPNIRSIPVNGSTKPTYIRFLTGLKAYSQIFSRFAFGARRNRYLLED comes from the exons ATGGCGATTACTGCTTCCGTGTCCTTCCTTTCCCCTTCCTCCTCACGTCTTTTCTGCCTGCAAAACCATAATCCTCTCTCTCAACCATTATTCTCTCTTCCATTTCACTCTCACGCCTTCCCCACCTTTGCTTCCCCTCAAAAACGCCTCAAACCCACTGCCATTCCCCAGATCATGACACCAAGCGCACAAGCTTCCAATGACTCTGCGCCAATGCTTCCTCCTTACAACGTTTTAATCACTGGTTCCACAAAAG GAATAGGTTTTGCACTAGCTAGGGAGTTTCTTAAAGCAGGTGATAATGTCATAATTTCCTCAAGATCAG CTGAACGGGTGGAATCTTCTGTTGAGAGCTTAAGAAGGGAATTCGGGAAGCACCATGTGTGG GGTACTACATGTGATGTTAGAAAAGGAGAGGATGTGAAGGATTTAGTTGCATTTGCACAAGAAAACCTGAAATACATCGATATATGG GCAATAAAGATGATGTTGAACCAGCCTCGAGGGGGTCATATTTTCAACATTGATGGGGCTGGTTCAGATGGAAGACCAACCCCCAG ATTTGCGGCATATGGGGCGACAAAACGCAGTGTGGTTCATTTAACAAAATCATTACAG GCTGAATTGCAAATGCAAGATGTTAAAAACGTGGTAGTACATAATCTTTCG CCAGGAATGGTCACCACTGATCTTCTCATGTCGGGTGCTACTACAAAACAG GCCAAGTTTTTCATTAATGTTTTGGCAGAACCAGCAGAAGTG GTTGCAGAATACCTTGTTCCAAACATCAGATCTATCCCTGTCAATGGATCAACAAAGCCTACTTATATTCGTTTCCTCACCGGGTTGAAAGCCTATTCACAGATATTCTCA
- the LOC117919697 gene encoding chlorophyll(ide) b reductase NOL, chloroplastic isoform X1 has product MAITASVSFLSPSSSRLFCLQNHNPLSQPLFSLPFHSHAFPTFASPQKRLKPTAIPQIMTPSAQASNDSAPMLPPYNVLITGSTKGIGFALAREFLKAGDNVIISSRSAERVESSVESLRREFGKHHVWGTTCDVRKGEDVKDLVAFAQENLKYIDIWINNAGSNAYSYKPLAEASDEDLIEVVTTNTLGLMICCREAIKMMLNQPRGGHIFNIDGAGSDGRPTPRFAAYGATKRSVVHLTKSLQAELQMQDVKNVVVHNLSPGMVTTDLLMSGATTKQAKFFINVLAEPAEVVAEYLVPNIRSIPVNGSTKPTYIRFLTGLKAYSQIFSRFAFGARRNRYLLED; this is encoded by the exons ATGGCGATTACTGCTTCCGTGTCCTTCCTTTCCCCTTCCTCCTCACGTCTTTTCTGCCTGCAAAACCATAATCCTCTCTCTCAACCATTATTCTCTCTTCCATTTCACTCTCACGCCTTCCCCACCTTTGCTTCCCCTCAAAAACGCCTCAAACCCACTGCCATTCCCCAGATCATGACACCAAGCGCACAAGCTTCCAATGACTCTGCGCCAATGCTTCCTCCTTACAACGTTTTAATCACTGGTTCCACAAAAG GAATAGGTTTTGCACTAGCTAGGGAGTTTCTTAAAGCAGGTGATAATGTCATAATTTCCTCAAGATCAG CTGAACGGGTGGAATCTTCTGTTGAGAGCTTAAGAAGGGAATTCGGGAAGCACCATGTGTGG GGTACTACATGTGATGTTAGAAAAGGAGAGGATGTGAAGGATTTAGTTGCATTTGCACAAGAAAACCTGAAATACATCGATATATGG ATTAATAATGCAGGATCAAATGCATATAGTTACAAACCACTGGCAGAAGCTTCAGATGAAGATCTTAT TGAAGTTGTTACCACTAACACCCTTGGTTTGATGATTTGCTGTCGAGAG GCAATAAAGATGATGTTGAACCAGCCTCGAGGGGGTCATATTTTCAACATTGATGGGGCTGGTTCAGATGGAAGACCAACCCCCAG ATTTGCGGCATATGGGGCGACAAAACGCAGTGTGGTTCATTTAACAAAATCATTACAG GCTGAATTGCAAATGCAAGATGTTAAAAACGTGGTAGTACATAATCTTTCG CCAGGAATGGTCACCACTGATCTTCTCATGTCGGGTGCTACTACAAAACAG GCCAAGTTTTTCATTAATGTTTTGGCAGAACCAGCAGAAGTG GTTGCAGAATACCTTGTTCCAAACATCAGATCTATCCCTGTCAATGGATCAACAAAGCCTACTTATATTCGTTTCCTCACCGGGTTGAAAGCCTATTCACAGATATTCTCA